CTTAgtcttaacatttttttctcttgactTACTTTCAGGTTTTCTaaagataattttctaatttctctTAACCTTTACCTCAAGTTCTTCACatattctccttggatttcctcttgattttcttcccaattttcatCGGTCGTCttacttctaaaaaaaaataatctcgttAGATAATCATCCCATGCTATCTTGATAAGGTTTCCTAACTTTacataacattaagggtaaaccaacatcacATGCACTGCTTCATTCGGAACAATATTTTGTTAACATACATTTCAATGTCTACTGGAACCCTTCCAAGGGTCCttgactctctggatgataagcagttgataactgttgtttcccCCATAACAAGTTCACCACATCCTGGAACAATTTAGAAGAAAAGTTCGTTCATCTATCACTTTCCACAATTTCTGGTTTTCTAAACTTTGAGAAAAGCTCCACCAACTTCTCAACAGTTACCTTGGCAGTTATGTTTCTAAATGGGATCGGTacaggatatcttgtcacaggacacattaaggTCAACAGATATTAATTACCCTTCTTCATTTGCGAAAAGTGGTCCGACCACATCTATACTCACCTTGCTAAAGGATTCTCCTCCTAACTTCTATATGTTGTAGGAGAGCTTTCTGAATTgtttcatttggttttccagGCATTTGACAGATGTAACATTTCCGATCAAAGCCTGCtaccatctttgtgaagtccaggccaaaaATAATACTTCATAATCTTCCCAAgttttcctgattcccatatatCCAGACTCGTGTGCTGTTGCTACCAATTGCTTcctcaataaaaatggaattaaaattgTATGATATTCATTCCATTCAACATCTcctgtatatctgtaggtctgtgcttcctcatcagcaaaccttcctttagATAGTAACAGGttggagtttgttgcatctcttcttgatcaacaactctgaagaaggAATCAGGTAATTATGTATCCTTCTTCTGCAGTTCCATTAGCttttctcttgtcacttgaccaacttcaagggctggattctcaatatctgctatcTTAGCTACTGTAGCTTCACTATTATCTTCATAAACACTCTGGCTACTCTGAGTCTCTTCAAGAACaataagttcttttttatcttcttgggaaatctcttctgcGTCATCATCAGGGAAAACATCACTTTCCTGAAATAACTCTTTCAAggtcaaagatccttcacttgatccttcttgtgtgtgtagtcctcttcatactcctggtagttacacaactaggaaccaggtgggggttattcttctctaaatttatcaaaggactaatcctcaacggtttgtctgtcactatagTACAAGGAACAAATGGTACACCACCAACTTAATTAACTAACAGTGTATGTGCACTTTCTAAAGCCAGTGAGCCCTTTACAGCAAAAGCCTCTGAATAATAAGAATTTCTGTCTTTAGTCAAAACAGGACTCTTAGaacattcaggaaaaataaagatgACGTAATTTCCAAAGCAAAACGTATTGGAACTTTCGGTTCAGTGTGACTCGAACTCAGAATGAATGACGTCATTATTAAGAACCCTTTTTGGGTCAAGATTCTCTGCTGCCTTACAAAACATTGTGTAATGTTCATGTGCTTTGGTGGAATACCTCTCTCTCAGTAATTCTCAAAAGCATATGATGATTTTAAGAAAACATCCCTTTGGACAAAGCCTTTCCATGCTCGATATAACCAGCACGTGGCTAATAATTATTGCGTGTTTATTAAACACCAATGAGCAGAGCCTTCCCTTATCTTTTGGCTGAGGCAAAATCTTACGTGACTGGGTGACTAGCTGTTAATGACAGCTAAGTTAAACAAAGCATTCAATATCATAAGTAGAGAGCACATGTTGCTAGGAAACAAAATGAGCAATTTTATAGAATCATGTTACCCTTTAGTAAATCTAATTCATGCTTGTTGTGAAATCTAACACACATTACACAAATGAgacatttatcattattacacaaaataaatgaaaactagaaTGTTAAACATAACAGTTCTTGATAAGATATACATTTGAatgacaatatcatatatatatatatatatatatatatatatatatatatatatatatatatatatatatatatatatatatatatatatatatatatatatatgttacagtcaatatctgaatccagacaatttgtaaagtgactgattttttcaggcagtttgtgaattgcctggttcacccagtcagtttataaaacAGCTAAAAAttgcagacaatttacaaagtgactaaaattttgatatattttcttggcatattgactgaaatgatcctgctacgggtcacaaatGCCCAACAATGCCCGGCcgaggaacgaacccaggtccttttgtgtgtgtgtgtgtgtgtgtgtgtgtgtgtgtgtgtttatctagcTGTTACCCTCTCAGTGTGAGCTCAGAGCTCATTATTTCCGTAAGATATTGACTCATATGAAGtaatgaactgacagaaaaacaaaccatgttcttgagtaaaattttattttctaaaacctaTGTGACGATATatcagaattaaaaataaagtataaactgtgacattttaaatattgtatcagtttttattcttacaattcaGCTAGAGTGTCACCAACTATTGCATTTGTAACCTTCTTTGTAACATTTACTGCGATTTGTTTGACACTGTTTCTTGCCTACAGTACAGTTGCACTTAGCATAACCTTGACCACCAAACCTAGGTGATTGCTGTACTGCCTGACGTAGTCCTACCTCCTTgtctgcactcacttcaccaatactatacagTTGCTGGCTGCAAATATCAAATTGGCTCCTACTTTAGCGCCCCTTGAGTATTCTATCTGTCATGCCTATTAGATACATGTAATTTTCGTTACGATCTAAGATAACACCGATAACATTTCGTGGATCACTTTTTCCTCGATCAACTAACGGGATGGGAATTGTCATGTTACCTCCTGGATTACCTTGGACATGTTCTACATGGCTACGTTTGACCATGCACTCAGCTTGAGCTAAGTGACCAGCTGCTGCTCTGGACCGTTGAAGTGCTTTGTCTTCTTGGAGCTTATGAAGTCTTCCTTGAGGATTCTCGCCACAGGGTGGACTGTCTGGATAGGCAGAGCCCTctgattaataacaaaagaaaacatttaataaatggtGATAGACTTGCTGTGTGGTTTGGAACTTAACCAGATTAgttatcagttaccttttataattttgtgtgtgtgtgtgtgtgtgtgtgtgagtgagtgagtgagagagtatCACTACCTGGCTGAGCGAAGTCCTCTGGCGAGTCATTTGGAGGAGTAGAGCATTCAGGTGAATCGTCTGGATGATTCATGCACTCAGGTGAATTGTCTGGAGGTTTCGTGCTCTGAGGTAAATTGTCTGGAAGGTTCATGCACTCGGGTGATTGGTCTGGAGGGTTCGTGTACTCAGGTGATTCGTCAGGACGAGTAGAGTCAGAGGGGAAACTGGAAGCTCCAAGTAAATCCTCTTCAGTGATCATTGTCTTCAAAACTTCTTCTGGAAGTGCAGTTGAGCGTAGACCTACTGTGGCCTCAACACCAAAGAGTGCTTTGTATAGGATTGTTTAATTCAAGAATGGTAACTGGTGTTCTTTTGAAACTGCACAAATCTGAGTCCCATGGGCCAGTCACTTGTATGATTATCCCCTAACCATGAAATAAGCACGTCTTTTATATCGCAGTTAAGGCGTTCAACTGATCCCTGGCTCTGTGGATGCCTTGGTTTACCATGAACGATTAACAGGTATGGCCAAAGAAGTTTGAGTTCCGAGATAACCAATGCTGTAAATtcactaccattatcactttGCAGAATTTGAAGGGCTCTGAACATTAAAAATATGTCCATTAGCTGGAATGCAACCTCAGCTGCTCTCTTTGAAGTTAAGGGACGTAATATGCAATACTTTGTTATATGATCTTGGTACACCATTATCCACTTATATTTTCCTTTGGCGCAAGACTGCATGTCGACAAGGTCCACCTGATCTCGTGAACCGTAGTCCTTAGATAAAATCGGTTTGACAGTAACACCCTTGGTCGCACatctctttcgtttcttttgacACTGAACACACACAGATTTGAACAGTTCTACAGTATCTCTCGTTACGTTCGCATATCTTGACAATTCTTTGACCATTTTTTCTCTGCCGCCATGGCCCATAGCAATGTGAGCACGTTTTATTGTTTCAAACATATATATCCTCAACGTGCACAAAATAAACGGGTTCTTGAGTTTCATCCTTCcctgtttttttatcaacttttcaacACCACCACACTGAAGAACTTCATAACGTCCAAGGATGTAATACTGCCCATTTGATCTATCTTTTACAGATGCTGCTACTCTGAGTTCCTCTATCAGATTGTAATACTCAAGTTTAGTCAGTGTTAATGACTTTGAGTCCGAATTTTTCTTTAACATCACTTTGTCGTAAAAATGTGTTTCTTGGGAACACGCCATATCTTCTATAAACGAAGTGAACCTCACAGAAGGACAGTGGCAGGGACAAGACCAAGACACAACTGCTCCAGCTAgctagcacacacacgcacactgttGCGGGTTCGTTCATGATCAGACTTTTtgaatcacacgcacacacacaaacacacacacactgttgcgGGTTTGTTCATGATCAGACTTTTTGaatcacacgcgcacacacacacacacacacacacacacacacacaaggtcctgggttcgttcctcggccgggcggggttggggatttgtgacccgtagcaggatcatttcagtcaatatgccaagaaaatctatcaaaattttagtcactttgtaaattgtctgcgatttttagctgatttataaactgactgggtgaaccaggcaattcacaaactgcctgaaaaaatcagtcactttacaaattgtctggatttagatattgactgtaacatatatatatatatatatatatatatatatatatatatatatatatatatatatatatatatatatatatatatatatatatatatatatgcgattttAAGCAACctccaattttaattttattcataactttcagagtaatttatatattttttttattttattcataaccaaaTACAGGAACACGAAAGAAAATATTATGTGATGTACAGAAGACTGAATGATTTTTCATAGGTAATCCTTATAACATACGTCTCCCTATTGGTGCAGGGCTAATAGTCCAAGAGCTAAGGTCCTCTCAACTAACCGAGAATGACCAAAAATGGGCGTTTTCCAAGTCCCTCGTGCGAAATATGCCTGTAAAACACCATTTACCGTCATGACGGCCGTGACAGAGTTCCGACCAAATATGACACCTTAATTAAGGCGCAACTGTCATTCATAAATGATACCTTTCGGATTCTGtcattataataaattttttttacatttaaataatcttttaatgttttaaaatatatatattggatttttaTGTTTCAATTCATGACTAAATGGGCGCAATGCAAAAACGCTTGGTTGCATCATATATTGTTTATCAATATCcatattacagtttttttttcatttcagagtgCATCATGGCAGAGACTCCCAATGAAACAATCCGAGGCTCTTCCAAGCCCGTGGAACGCATTTGCATACTTCATATTACATCCGACACAAAACACAGTGATGTTAAGGAATTGGATGAAAACAAATGGAAGATTGCGATAAAAGCGTCAAATTTgaggaaagagaaatataagTCCTCTAAATATTCTTCTGTCTGCGAAACTTTGCAATCTCTAAATCATACTGAGAAATATAGCTACCACAGGCAACGTTACAAGAGATTCTCTTCAGTACCCAAGGCACTGAGTTTAAAGTATGCAGCATTCTTTATATGTTTTCATATCCTGTTCAATTGGCTttaagaaaactttgaaaatgcaACGCCTGGAAAGCTGTAGCTAGCAGTGGGTGAAATATCCAAGTGAAGCAAAATAAGCCATCATAGTGTGAAAAGCACCAAAGCCTATGAACAGATCATCATATTTTGGAGATTCTTAGTACTATATCTGCATCGCTGGTTTTGCTATTGCCAGAACGTAGGTCACTAGCGTGTATGTATCGCCACACTCATTTGTAACAGCCTTTGAACGTCTCATCATTTCAGCAACCACATCCAGTCGTGCCGGGGTAGATGTAAGTTCTCCATTTATCTGACAAACTGGAATGGAAGTTTATCTTCTGTGATGCATGAACTCCAACTGGACCACATTGGTGTATCGTCAAATAGTTCACATGACATTGTCCATGCTATATCTCTTCTTCATATCTGAATCAGGTGACTAGGATTATTAACTTCTTTAACTGAATAGTTGAAGGTTGAGATACAAGGTCGCTTTGGATATGAAATGGGATGAACCATGTCAAAGTCAAACTCTTTTtcgcttatttttttttggtggcatGTATGCTTGTGTTGTATCTTTACCTGCTGGACTGGTGGTTGATATGTCttttttaagaacattttggCAGCAAATGCCAACGGTATCATGTAAAGTCCTTTTCCCTGTTGGGTTTCAGAGTTTTCATCATAATTGTCCCATGATGTACTTGTGGACAAACCAGGGTCTTGAACTATTCCATCTAGACTTACCACAGTGGTTGCCATATCTGTCTCCATAGCTTCAGATGCATTATAGCTTATACAGTGACCAAAAGGGCTGTATGTCCAAGACCTTCCTGCTTCCAGTCATGTTCTTTATACCAAGTCCTATGGATTTGTGCTTTGCTGGTTTTACCCTTCCACGGGGTGTTGCAAAGACTGAATCATCAGCAGATGACTGGACATAACGTTCAACACAGGGACTCATTACAGAAGAGTGGCTACCAATGTAAAGTGCCTGGAAGAATAGAAATAACTCTTCAGGAGCATCTGCCTCACCAGCACATAAGGTATCAACAGTGATGTCTTGAGGCAAGGGTTTTGTGTTTTCCTGTAGCTGCAGAATGAGAGAGCAAAGTTGTAAGGCAGCATCAACAATAGTAGCATTGGTAAAAGAAAGTGCAAAAAAGGCTTCATTGATTGCAGCATGCATCTCAATATGATTAGCACAGACCACAGTGCTTTTGTTTGACAAACGATATGTCCTTAATCTATCACTGAACTGTGTCAATATCTTCTCACATAATCATATTCACCAAGGCCCATCAATATCCGGAGGTAACGGGACTTCAGAGCTCAGTAATTCAGCCCAACCTTCTTGGATATTAAAGTAGAGATGTGTTCAGACAGCCTTTTGAAAGCTATCTCGTGGAGGTCACGAAGTTGAGTATGTTCACTGTCCTTGTGCGTCTTTTCTTGTCTTTCTGCTTCATTCAAATAGTCTTTCGACAGCTTATTGATGCTTTACTTCCTTTGCTATAAAATCTACATTACCTATTTTCAATAACAAGACTTTATCCTTAAGCACAGTTGCagcatattcaattttctccGGAGCAAAAGAGGTTTCACAACTCCCTAAACGTGCATGTTTCCCTTGACGTTTTTTTCTGAGACCGGTTGCCAAATATACACACAAGTTGGAGAACTGCGGTTTTGGATGTAGATGGAGATATTGTACATGTTTTCAATCACAGTAAAGGCTGCTGATTATCATCTGTCCTCCCtaaatttatgtttcttttttcagGAAGGACCTTGGGTGCTGAAGTGAATCTCTTGTAGCGTTGCCTTTGGTAGCCATATTTCTCACTATGATTTAGAGATTGCAATGTTTCGCAGACAGAAGCATATCTAGAGGACTTACATTTCTCTTTCCTCACATTTGATGCTCTCTTTGCAGTCTTCCATgtgctttcatcatatttcttaaCATCACTGTCTTTTGTGTCGGATGTAATATGAAGTATGCAAATGCGTTTCACGGGCTTGGAAGATCCTGGAATTGCTTCATTGGGAGTCTCTGTCATCATGCATTCATCATATCAcgctggaataaaaataaaaatgtaaataaattttagtATAATGACAGAATACGAAGGGTATCATTAATGAATGACAATTCCGCCTTAAGTTGTCACATTTATTTGGAACTCTGCCACGGCCGTCATGATGGTTGGTGTCTTACAGGCATATATCCCACCAGGGACTTGTAAGACGTCCATTTTTGGATTCAGCCCGCGTTTTTACCCTAGAATCAACCACCTTCGCTTTTGGCCATTCTCGGTTAGTTCAAAGGACTTTGGCTCTTGTACTATGACTAGCATGTTTTTACCTTACAATAAAGCTAACAGTATATAATGCATGATAGAATTCAGCTAACCATAATTACCCTGTATTTTTATGTATGGTCTAAGCACACGTTATGATTACTATTTATTTGCGAATATTGTTAATTATATTGTTCTTTTTGATTTAATAACTAATGCCAATATGACGTTTTCAAGGAATATTTCCATTTGCATCTATTTTAGTAATGTTGAAATTTTTGCTTCATCAATTTTtaataagaatataaattttTGGTCTCTGCGAATAAAGTAAATCAAATGTTGATTTTATGTAAATCTAAATTCCGCAGAGTTTTACCTTGCTTGAATTGTATGTTCTACTATCACTTAATGGTTGTGGATGTGAATTGCTTCTCTTCATAGATGGCTATTTTTCGTCATTCCAAATCGTCTAGGGTTGGAATATCTTCTGGAATGGGGAGGTGTAATAAGTTTACGCCATCTCCGATTCAAGTAccatatgtttttaattttatggatcATTCTTGAGCTACTGATTCCCATTAGAGACACCTGTTGCTAGCCTATTTATTATTACATTGAATTAAATTTCCTTCTCCATCATCAGGTAATGAGCAAGTGCAGGTTATAGCAGTCAGTCAATCTCGATCTTCGACttaatatctttttaatttttctgagcaattcctgtatttgtattataatttttttgtgttataATTTCTTTGTGTTATAATCGCATTGTGGTGCTGTGTTGCCATTGTACTGTGCTAAAGTGGTATTGTGTTTTATCTTTGCAACGTTATAATCGCATTATTATTGGCGATCAGCCAGAGATTATGTCATTTGTTAAGTAACGTACATTTGTCGAGTTAATAACCAGTAACACAACCTCTTCCATTCGAAATGGATAATTAAAATAACAGCTTGCTTTCATATATCTTACTTATTCATTCCTCAATCTACTCTTTCCTCGACCAATATTCACGTGTATTACACAACCTATCTCAAAGCAAGATCGCTTTCATCAAAGGCTGCAATTCAGCTGCTGTGGATTCTGGACTCTTGCCTCGTGTTGCTCCGGAATTTGTCTCATCCTTCGTGTCTCCTATGTGCCACATGTCCGGGCAAACTGGCCACCTGCTCCTCTTCTACAAGATCTAATACATTACTGATTATCATTTGTGTTATGGGTTCCTTCAGTCCCCTTTAAAACTGTGGGGTTTATTAATTCTTTCTAACAAGATTCCGTGTGtgcaaatataattaattaagctaaCCTTAGTGCTTGCATAATCAATACCTACTCTGAGACAGGCCCTCAAGCCCATTTTAAATGTatgattgcatttatttatatattatatatatatatatatattatatatatatatatatatatatatatactattatatatatgtacccattaagctacatatgtcctttaatatctaattagttctaccttggaattaatacattctcatatatgttaaaccaaggggaatttttcagttgataataacttcgacAGCTCACGGGCACAAACCTCGGAactaagaaatcaggacgtacagtgaagtgcTTTTAACACCACAGCTACCCCGAGAGGTATAAGTAAATGCCGCCTCTCACCCACAAATTCATTGTTTTGGAGTCGACATCAACCCACTTCGACCTTGATAACAGTGCAAGTGTTTTTGTCGTGCGTAGCCAATtaatgagtcttatcacatcactgtgattcatatataagcattaagctacaaatgtcctttaatatctaattcgctctaccttggaattaatatattctcatatatgttaaacaaaggtaatataatcatttttttggCTTACGGGCATGAacctcggaaccaagaaatcaggacgtacagtgaaacgCTTTTAACcacacatatatgtgcatatatgaatcacggtgatgtgataagactcattaATTGTCTACGTTTGACAAAATCACTACAcagttatcaaggtcgaggtaGGTTGATACTGACTCCaaaacaacaaatacctgagcgagacagggatttgtaggttaGAGGCAGCATATACtaatacctctcgtgatagctgtgtgattaaaagcgcttcactgtacgtcctgatttcttggttacGAGGTTTGCGCCTGTGAgccgactaaaaaattccccttgggttaacaTGAATGAATTAGGGAAGGTGATTAGTGTTGTTAATGACTCTGCAAAACTTTTGGGGCAAAATATCAGATTAATGCCTAATATAATTTGCCATTGGGGTAAGCCTCctggaatagttaaaaaattgCATGATTACGATTATGtcaatagttaaataaaatgcaCATAAGAGAGGAATTTATAAATAAGTGAAAACGACTGAATTATTTAATGgttaaataatgaataacaagtacttaaaaaattaaaaaaagaaacagcaCGGACAGAAGTGTTAGTAGTTACGTACATCACTGCATTCAGACATTCACACATAAATGAACTGAACATATGCCTACTCATTCCTCATGCGGATAACTTCTAGAAGATAAACATCGATTTTTAATCCTGAGTCAAGTCTCGTCTTGTGACTGACGTCTGAATCCTCTTAAGAGATGTCGACCAAGTTCTCTTTAGTCTCGACTGTGATACGCGATTTCTTCGTTAAGTTATTGGCTTCTTTAACTGAAGTAACTGAGCTGATTCCACCGAAATTGGATTTGTTTTGGAAGGCCGGGAGAGAGGCAAGTGGGAAGCGATTACTGAGAATTATGGAGACagattgaattctctctctctctctctctctctctctctctctctctcgtttattttttGGGCTTTGGTACTGAACACATCTTGCTATGGTAGGGGCCTTTATTTTGTCAGTACAAGATTTACTTATAAGTGTatgattttatggtttttgtgagatgctctctctctctctctctctctctctctctctctctcttctctctctccctttcattttattttggagTTCTGGCACTGACCATATCTTGCTACAGTAGAGTCATTTACTTTGTCAGTACTAAATTTACTTGTGAGCGTATGGTCTAtgtggatgctctctctctctctccctctctctctctctctctctctctctctctctctctctctctctctctctctctctctctctcggaaataaTTCAATAATGCAATTAACAATATCACTATCACCTTATTTTCATATTGACACGCTGCACAGTGTCAACACGTGTCTATTCCCAAGATATATAGAATGGGTCCCTTATTCTATACACTTTGTCTATTCCTAGACCCTAGATCCTTTAAAGCGTCTTGCACCTTTGACTTTGATAAAAGTCTAAGCGAATTGCATCACTCATAAATGTCTCGTTTCGTGGAGAATTGAGTATAATTTTCCCAATACAAATTTTGTCTTAATTTGTTTATGATTCTTTTCGGTTCATTGTTTGATTAGCACCGAACAGGTACTATTCCTgtttatccagagagagagagagagagagagagagagagagagagagagagagagagagagagagagagagagagagagctgtacaaCATTTCCCAAGGATAATCTTCAATAGCATGATTTTACACAACCTATCAGGAAATCAATATTTTACATTGGAGAAGATCTGATATACCCTCCTTTTGTTAAATAAGATACAAGGATTTCAGAAGTGTGAAAATACCAGAATATCACCATCCTTTGACTAGACTATAAatggaataatgataatagaaccATAACAATAAATGATACAAGATGAGGGAAATTGCTGCTTCAAGTGAGGAAGGAACTTTTGCCCTGTATTTATTCGGGAGGATGGAACAGATATCCTTGTTTTGCTTAGTGCgaaggtaataagagagagagagaggagagagagagagagagagagagagagagagagagagaaaatatttcaaagttttCTTATTTCAGATCGTGAAAACTTACATTTGACGACGTATCGATTTTGACCTTCAGACAAACCAGTGAAGTGGTTTATAATCTCCCGAAAAGTCACAAGGTCCTCAGACAGAAACTGACGGATAGGACCTCATGAGATGAAAAATCTAATGAGTCAGTATCCTTAGGGAAACTGCTTATGGCGATGCATAGGGGAAGGAACGAGTATTACAGAAGACAAACTGCGATACCACTTTCGATGTTCGAGACCATTACTACACGAAAATAGTAAGCTTAATGAAGCAAAAgggggaaaattaaatataatgaaattaatgaaaactggtttacaaaaaattccaaaaaatgttAGACTCCACTTTGACCTGAAGAGGATGACGTGTAAAAGTTTTGCATCGATTCATGTTAAGATATAAAGGGTCCTCAAGAGAGAAAGGgatagaggagagaaagagaaagaaaaataaattaatgcaaATTCTTACCAAACAGTTGAATATCACATTTAAACGCTTAAGTCGACAAATGACATATTGCAATGGCAAATCCTTATAGTTTCTCCCTTCGAATCAACATCAAAACTGTCGACGAAAATTATAAACCTTCTGGTGTGTTTGTACATTTAGAGCTGAACGAGGCTATATTGTGGAAACAATAATAAAGATAACACCGCGATCAGTGACATTATGAACGCGTGAAGTCCGATTtctttttaatacccattcacaTAAGACAAATTTGAAACCCATACGATCAGGGCAAAGTTCCTCTACTGTGTGAAAACATTTcaattacttttctctctc
The nucleotide sequence above comes from Macrobrachium nipponense isolate FS-2020 chromosome 37, ASM1510439v2, whole genome shotgun sequence. Encoded proteins:
- the LOC135209281 gene encoding KRAB-A domain-containing protein 2-like — translated: MACSQETHFYDKVMLKKNSDSKSLTLTKLEYYNLIEELRVAASVKDRSNGQYYILGRYEVLQCGGVEKLIKKQGRMKLKNPFILCTLRIYMFETIKRAHIAMGHGGREKMVKELSRYANVTRDTVELFKSVCVQCQKKRKRCATKGVTVKPILSKDYGSRDQVDLVDMQSCAKGKYKWIMVYQDHITKYCILRPLTSKRAAEVAFQLMDIFLMFRALQILQSDNGSEFTALVISELKLLWPYLLIVHGKPRHPQSQGSVERLNCDIKDVLISWLGDNHTSDWPMGLRFVQFQKNTSYHS